The genomic region CGTGCGCCAGCCGATCGAGGAGATGGGCCGCCAGGCGACCCGCCTGCTCCTGGCCAGGGCGGCCGGCGAGCCCACCGGCATGCACCTGATCCTGGACGTGGAGCTGGTCGTCCGGGCCTCGGCCTGAGTCGTCAGCCGCGGAGGCCCGACTGGGCCACGATCGCCTCCAGCTCCTGCTCGAACAGGGCGGCGCCGTCGCCGATGGCCGGGGCCAGGTGGCCGAAGACCTCCAGGGTGACCAGGCCGTGGAGGCGGGCCCAGGCGCCCAGGCCGAAGGCCAGCACCGGGGCCGGCAGGGCGGGGCCGCCGCGCCGCCGCTGGAACGCCTCGACCTGGCGGGCCAGCGCCGGCGGCACCCGCAGATCGATCCGGTCCGGGTCGAGGGCGCCGTCGGCCCAGGCGTCGGCCAGCAGCCGGCCCAGCAGGTCGGTGTAGCGCAGCCCGGCCGGGCGGGTCGTCTCGGGAGCGACGTAGCCGGGGATGGGGCTGCCGAAGATCAGCGCGAACCCGGTCGGGTGGGCGAGCCCCCAGGCCCGGAAGGCGCCGAACGCGGCCCGCACCCGCTCGGCGTGGCGGCCAGGCCCGGCCGCCTCGACGGCCGCCTCCATGGCGTCGGCCAGCGCGTCGTAGGCGTCGACGACCAGCGCCGTGACCAGGTCGTCGCGGGAGGCGAAGTAGCGGTAGAGGGCGGGGGCGGTCATGCCCATCTCCCGGGCGATGGCCCGAAGATTGACCCCGGCCGTGCCCTCGGCGGCCATCTGCGCCCGGGCCACCGCCTTGATCTCCTCCACGGTGGCCTGGCGGACCCGGTCCCGCC from Actinomycetota bacterium harbors:
- a CDS encoding TetR/AcrR family transcriptional regulator, with the protein product MTETTARSPRRDRVRQATVEEIKAVARAQMAAEGTAGVNLRAIAREMGMTAPALYRYFASRDDLVTALVVDAYDALADAMEAAVEAAGPGRHAERVRAAFGAFRAWGLAHPTGFALIFGSPIPGYVAPETTRPAGLRYTDLLGRLLADAWADGALDPDRIDLRVPPALARQVEAFQRRRGGPALPAPVLAFGLGAWARLHGLVTLEVFGHLAPAIGDGAALFEQELEAIVAQSGLRG